ATTAGCCAGCCCTGCCACCCACCCTGTTGGGTCTCATCTGTCCCAGCTCTGTTCTCCTTGCTCGCTGTGCTTCAGGCACCCTGGCCTCACCACCACGTCAGCCATGTTGGTCTCAGGGCAAATacctgcccttctctctgcctgggatCATCTTCCCTCAAACGTTTGCTCTTTCATTTCATCCAGGTCTTTGTTCCAATATTCTCTTCAGTGAGGtgccttctcttaaaaaatagttttctttaatcTCCTTTAGTTTCCTTCCCAGCACTTTTCATGGCACGGCATTGTGCTCTATACTTACCTTATGCCAGTTTTTCCCGCCAGAATGAAAGCCAGAGGGTGTCAGGGTGTTTGCTGTGTCCCCTGACACCTGCCTGGCACCTGGGCTGGTGCCTGGCACATCGTAGATGCTTACTAAGTGgttgtgaatgaatgagtggaccGCTGGTCATGCGGGAGAAATGGGCCAGGTTAAGAGGATTGGGGGTCTGGGGAGACTTGAAGGATTTTGCACTTTGTCCTAAGGGCAGGGAGGTTCTTTTAAGGAAGGTAAGCATGGGAGCGACAAGATGACATAAATCTCAGAGGTGGGGTTCAGAAGACCCGTTTGACTCAGAAgtgaaaggggagggagaaggagaagccagaCATAACCACAGGCTCTTAGAAAGAGCAGCAGGATGGGCGGAGGTGGCATTTGCTGAGGGGAGCAGTTTGGGGGGGCGGCTTTGGAAATCCCGCAAGAGCTTGGTGTTGCTTGTGtttcctgtgggaagcccaggAGATGCTCAGGGGGGACAGCCAGTGGGGCTTAGACGCGCGGGACGGGAACGCCACTAGAGGGCAATTGTGCTGGTCCCCCGTGGGATCCGGGCTGTTCCCCTCGTGTCAAGGGCTGAACACCCGGCAGTGCTTGTGTTTGTGCTGGTGAAAGCTTGTCGCCTCAGAGTCGGAAGCATTTCTCAGATCCCAAGCAGCCAGTGTCTCCCTGGAAGGCGGGGCAGGGATCCTTGGTTTTTATTGGTTTCTTGTTAAGTAACCGGCTGCTCCCTAGATACTGGCGGGGTGGCCTTGGGAAGGCCAGCTTTGAGGTCCAGTTCCCCCTCTGTAAAAGAACCATAATAATCATTATCCCcccaatattttgtgaaaattcgATCATACAGGTAAGCACCAGACAGGGAGCATAACCAGTGCCcatgattgttgttttaatgcCAGTCATcagcttctcccctcctctcagcTTCTCACCCACCCCCTCGCATCCCACAGAGTCCACCAGTTCCAGCCTCCCTGCCAGGAGGTCTGAGCCTGATGATGCCTCAACTGTGCACCTCCCTCTTTTCAGGACATCAACCAGAAACTCCAGGAGGACAACCAGGAGCTGAGGGACCTCTGCTGTTTCCTGGATGATGACCGGCAGAAAGGCAAGAGGGTGTCCCGGGAGTGGCAGAGACTGGGCCGCTACACGGCCGGGGTGATGCACAAGGAAGTGGCCTTATACCTGCAGAAGCTGAAGGAGCTGGAGGTGAAGCAGGAGGAGGTGGTGAAGGAGAACATGGAGCTCAAGGAGCTCTGCGTGCTGCTGGACGAGGAGAAGGGCGCGGGCTGCGCGGGCAGCCGCTGCTCCATCGACAGCCAGGCCAGCCTGTGCCAGCTGACGGCCTCCACGGCGCCCTACGTGCGGGACGTGGGCGACGGCAGCAGCACCTCCAGCACGGGCAGCACCGACAGCCCCGACCACCACAAGCACCACGCGAGCGGGGGCAGCCCGGAGCACCTGCAGAAGCCCCGGGCCGAGGGCAGCCCGGAGCACCCCAAGCACAGGAGCACCAGCCCCGAGCATCTCCCGAAACCCAGGGCCTCCGGGACCCCGGATCACCCAAAAGCGCTCAAAGGACCCAGCCCCGAGCACCACAAACCCTTGTGCAAGGGCAGCCCCGAACAGCAAAGGCACCCGCACCCCGGGAGCAGCCCCGAAACGCTGCCCAAGCACGTGCTGAGCGGGAGCCCAGAGCACTTTCAGAAGCACAGGCCGGGGGGCAGCCCCGAACACGCCAGGCACAGTGGGGGGAGCCCCGAGCACCTGCAGAAACACGCCCTCGGTGGGAGCCTGGAGCATCTCCCCAGAGCCAGGGGCACCAGCCCTGAGCACCTCAAACAGCATTACGGGGGGAGCCCTGATCACAAACTCGTgggcggaggaggcggcggcaGTGGCAGCGGcggaggcagcagggagggcaCCCTCCGAAGGCAGGCGCAGGAGGACGCGTCACCCCATCACCGGAGTGTCTACAGTGGCATGAACGGTGGGTCAGTACGTGCTGGGGAACCGCTTTGGCTGGGGCGACGCTAGAGAGTCATGAACCGTGGAGGGCTTTCCAGCCACGGTAGGAAGCGCAGGTGCTGCCTAGGGAGTGGGTTGGGGACCCGAGCCAGCATTTGCTTCCGAGGCTCCCTGTGTTTCTTCGCCTCGATTGGTTTTAGTTTATACAGTTCTCAGTCAAGTAAGCCCGGCGAAGACGGGGGATGAGGAgtcaggggaaggagagaaacaagaATTCAGGGCGAGGTGTGTGGGTATGGAGAATAAAAGAGAACCCAGCTAAGGTTTTCTGGTCTTGAACTGGAGTATTTTCCTAGCTGTGTACAGTTTCCCACTGGGGTTCTCAAGCAACGGCTGACCAAAAGGTTTTTTGAATCCGGTTCACAGCTTATGTGCATAAAGAAAGGAATATTTATTATGAGAAACCGTAACACTGGAAAGAAATACGGTGTCCCTCAGCAGGCTTGATGCCGCGTTGCCTGAATGCCTGTACATAGGCCTGACTTTTACCTTGATTTTGTCCACGTGTTGGGGGAACTTCCCTTTGCAGGAGAAACACATCAAATGATTTCCTTCCATACTCTTTCAAAACCCACCACCCTCTCCCTGACTCCCTTACACATACTTTGAAGAGCATGCCCTTTTACACTGCGAGCCAGCCTCCCCGAGTTGTGTAAATGTTCCTCCTGAAAATGTACAGATGTGTTCAGACACTCCTTTGGCTTCTAGAGTGTAGTAACATCCACTGCGTTTGCTGGGACAGCTCTAAACCTGACCCTGAGCCTTTTGGAAGGAGTTAAATTTTCTGCATCTTGGTTTAAAACCACTTTGAAtaccaaagagggaaaaaagtcatctcttaaaacaaagaaaacccccTCCCAATCCTTTGATGTTACTTATGGTTGAGTTAGAACTAACGTGTTTGGTTTTATAAACTGTAGGGGGTTTTCATCCAAAATACCTGAGGTTTTCTGCTTTATTGAAAGCTGCTGCCGAGTCTGTGCAGTCGGCTCTGAGCAGTGGTGGAGGCGGCCAGTGTGAGCAGTGAGTGACACGAAGGGGTAAATTGTCAATATTGTACCTGGGGATTTACCTGTTGGATCCCATTTCATCCTAATCCTTTTCTCCTGATGCTGAAAATTGACTCCTGAAGCTTGGCTTCTAATACATCCAAAGTTCTTTTATGTGCAGATGGAATTGGAAAGGATGGGGAAGATGGGATGCTGCTGCTTTTTGGGTTGGGTTGGGAAGTGGAGGCCGGGAGAAGCAAAGTCAAGTGTGTGCAGAGGccccctggctggctggctggggccCTTCCTACGTTAATTGCACCCTCACTCCCTCTTTCCAGGACTGGCCCAGAAGCCGCCCTGATTGCTGTGGGCAGCCTTGGGTGTGCTCTTCTCATGAGAGatgaaagtcatttaaaaagatattttagttATGTTACCCTGATGAGGTGAGCCGTTAGCCGTGAAGCTGGTCTTCAGGAGGTTAATGGGTTACCCGGAAAGTCGAGTAATGACTTTCcgatttctcaatttctttttaattgaacatGTATATTTGTGCACTATTTTAGGGAAACTTTGTATCTtgaaccccccaaaaaaatttacTTAGGGGGCAGGTAGTTCATTTATGaaacaattcttttctttcccagagtgctctttgaaaaaaagaacgCCTCAAGTTTGATCAACACATGATTAACTGATGAGAAAAGATTTCAAGTGCAATTTTTAAGCAATACCTTGCATAAAAGTATATTTCTGGATGAGGATGACGTTACATCATGGCTTATTATTGCCTGCATTCAGATAAGCTTATTGATTgagcaaatgatttttaaaatgtaaccatTTTATTTGGCTAAAATTTCTGTATAACAGATGCATCATTTAGAGTgacattgtattttattcttatgtttACTTCAGGTTTTCTCATTCTTAAGTGACAAATCTGCTGACAGTTGATATCCTCACCAAAGTATATTTGTAGTACATTTGCATTgcatttttattcaataattcATTGGAAAATGAAGTGGCACAAAGAGGTGTGTGTGGATCATCAGCCTGTAAACTTGGGCGCTGGTAGCCTGCATGTATCCTGCCgttacaaattaatttttgataTGGTTGCTAAGACatgacttttcatatttttaatcccCCCACACTTCGGTTGAATTGTTGGCCTAGAAACAAGTGAGAACCAGTAGCAAGATAAATCCCAAATTGCAGATTCATTGAGTCATTTATAGATTCATTCTGTTTGGAGTTTGTGTGAGATAATGAATGTTTTGGATGAACACTTGCACGTTTTTGAATGAAGAAAAAGTAGGTGAAAGCAGGTGGAAGTAAGTCTGCATTATGGcagaatgaaatggaaaagaaacacaTATGGGCATAATATTGTCTTACTTGTAACGTTCCTTCCAAAAAGACACATGTACCCCCTGAGGGAACATCAGTGAAAACAATTACTGTTTTAGTTGGTTGTGCCTTGGACATCCTTAAGTCTTGGTACAAACTCAGTGGAGGAAGTAGTTGATGAACTGCGTATCCAAGAGTTTCCTTTGGTTAAAACAGTTGGCTTAATTTCCAACTGGATACAAAGGTGAATGTGGGgtacttttcctttcttaaaaatagcTAAGACTCATGTAAATGAGTAGCTGATTGAAGAACAGCATAAagcaaagacaaaacagaaaaacaacccCTCCAGATTGAACAACATGCTCGtgaattcatttacttttttttttagaagttattattcaactgttttttttaatttgcagagAATTCCATGTGCAAAGAGGAAGTAGATTCAACACCCTTACATCTAGACATTATCTGTTGTTTATCGACCTTTTGAAAAAGTTGCCTAATTATCCTGGTCGGTCTCGTTTACTTAGTGGTCTTAGAGCATGTCCCAGTGACCAGTAGCTTCACGCTGTCCTTCCACAGCACCCTAGCCAATGAGAGCACCCATGAGGAAACTATGGGTTTGTGTCAGGCAGGGTCCATTTAGAACTACGTTCGGCCTTGCTGGATGGAGTGTCAGGGTTGTGTGTGTTCAGCTTCCTCCTGAAAGCTTCTTAGGGCTTCCTTCTTTTGTGAGGGATCTCTAGAAAGAGCAAGTTGTTTCTCCTACCACTTCTTTCTCTAGAGCAGGGCTTCTCGACAGTGGCACGACCAGGTAATTCTTTGTCGTAACGGGTTGCCTTATGCATTTTAGGAGGTTTGGCAACATTCTGGGCTCTGAGCAACTTCCAGTTTGTGATCATTAAAGATGTCTCCAGACGTTTCCAAATGGTCCCAGGGGGGTAGGGGAATGGCTAGAATTGCCCCTGATTCAAAACCACTGCTTCAGAGAGAGCAGTGTTTTTCAACCTGGCTGCAGATTAAAATCACTGTGGTAGCTTTGAAAAAATGACCAATGCCTGGGCCCCACTTGCAGATACACATTGAATTGGTCTGGCCCTGTGTACGTTGCAGAAAAGAGCTCCTCGGTGATTCTAATGCTCAGACCAGGTGAAAACCACTCCCTGGGTGAGTGCATGTTGTATAAGATGGGTGGACGTGTGTGTGGAGTGGTGAGGAACTCAAGCGTCTTGGGAAGATGAAAGTTAACATCCTTCCTTCCATTGTTGAATTCCAAGACTGAGAAGGACTGGCACCAGCAGGTACTATGGAACTTCAACCCTTGACCCCAGACCAAGGTCCTCAGATAAACACCTTTGGGGTACGTGTTGAAAATTTGAGTTTTTGGTGGATGGGATTTTTAGGTGAACTTGGGGGAAACTCTGGCATATGAGTAGATAAGAGCTACTTGTTCAAGGCTTCACATCCAGACTGAAAGAAGCACATGGATTTCTAACCCATTTATAGTGGATGCCGATGGTGCATGTAGATCAAGTAACGCCTGCGATGCTAATGAATGTTTCCCACTGAGAATACTGCGTTTCACATCTCCCACCTCATAAGTTTTACTCTGAGTTTTTGGCTTTCTCCTTATTCTCTGTTGAGGTTATTAATGAGTGAACGAAAAACGCTGATAACACAAAATGACCTTGTCTACGAGGGGTAAGATAACCTGCGAGTGGAAGAGCCCAGCAGGAATTCTCTGAAGCAAGGTTGTCTGTAAATTAAGTAGTGGTGCACTATAGCATGAGTAATTGCTCtcataaatcttttattttgcttagaaaaaaTCGGAACATCATTTATGAATGATTTTGGACAATAGGAATTAAATGTCTCCTGGGAGAAAAATTCTAAGTTACAGAATACCAGAACTGATTTAAATTGAGGACCTCAGAGTGTTGTTTTCTATTGTGTGAACTGACATGTAGCTGGTAAAAGAAGTAGATGATGCTTTTTGATCCTTAAGCTTCAGTATGGCAATCTGGTAGTTTTAAACATGCTTCGATAGGACATCAGTTTAAGAAGGTCTGAAAAATAGAACCAATTATCATACCATACTTGTGTATGCAAAGCATAGTGCATTTTTCATGAGAATACATTTTGATTTAATGACAGAGCTTAATACTGGAAATACAGATtaagaaatttctaaatattttaagaggcAAGCTATTATTGGAAAACCTAGATGGCTTAGAAAGGTATTTTCTGGTAGAATTTAAGGTTTTCAACTCTACTTGCAATAAGAAAgctataaaaattcctttaaatttaggggaccattttcttctttccaaaggaGATGATCTGTATCTACAatctatatgtgtgtatgtatatatttttgttaataaataaatttgtaccTGAACAATATCAGACATTCAGTTTGATTCTATTTGGTCAAACCAGATACATCCAGCATCCACTCATGGAAGCCAGTTGATGCTGCGAAGTCCAGAATCCCTTTCACCTGATTGCGGTCATGTTCTTTAGACCCAACTGAAGTCcattaaatgtttgtatttttggCTCGTTGCCAGAagatgtaacagaaaaaaaaaatcatttaattagtGATGCATTTATCCTCttaacagaaataatttaaaaccaaGCAGGAGAAAGTGCAAAGTTACGGTGAGTATTCCATTTGATGGACACCTTTTCAGAAGTGTCAAATGAGTACAAATACAGTGATCTGCCATAAGGCTATACATTCACTCACGGTGATGATAGATTATTCTTGGAGGCAGTGGTGTAGGCATCAGTCAAGCTCCACTGGtcagaaaaaagaatgtgaagatGAACTTTGCCAAAGCTTTAAAAATAGcgataataaaattttacttgtgTAGTATCATTGGGCCAGTGTATGCTTGATGGAATAagttttccatacaaatttatGACCTTAGGCTCTAAAACTTTGTAAATTGTAGCCACGTCGGATGCTTATAGGCCTCCTTTGCCCCTATGGTAGATAGAATCGTGAGTCCCTTACATCAGCTGGCCCCACATGGCTATTCTTTCTTCATGTTTACTTTCAAATAATAGGTTTGCAGTCACTTCAAGTAGCAGTATGCCAACAGCAGTATTCCTTGCTGCCCTCAGCAAGCCTGActttaacttattttctttctcattgctgTTTCTAAATTCTGTTTCTAATGCCTGGTCATATTTTGGGAAAGTAGATAATCACACTgattagaattgttttttaaataggaatgaaTGACGTTAAAGTGTCCTTCTGGCAGTAAGATGCATGAGCTATAGTGCATGGTCCATGTGTCCTGCATTGGTACATACTTTGGCTTTTCAAGGTTCCTCTTGGCTTATTTTCTGGGTAGTGACTATACTTAAGGGAACTCAGATATTTCTGTAATAATAAGAAATACTTGCTTTTTGGATACTTGAGCACAACCAAGTTGCCTTTAATGCTATTTTAGTACATAACGTTCATGGGACATATTGTGTacttctgaaaaattattttagatttgattccaggaaatattaagaatactttatattctgaatatttaagAAGTTAAGAATGTCTCATGTTGTAAAATGAGCTGATTTTCAAGAATCTAGGAAATTTTGAGATTCAGTATCAAGAGCAGACTATGGGACACTGGAGGATCCAGGCATGAAATCTCAACTCTAATTTATAAAAGTCTCTAGTCCACAGGAGAATGAAGTTCAGGTTATTGCTGCCCCTGACATAAATGACCTCATCTTTAGAGTGCTGTTCAAGAGTTTGCAATAAAAAGAGTGGCTGCTCTTTCTGAGACGGAGCATCTTTAAGCAGAAGAGGTGTTAGAGAAAGTGGCAGAAAAATAGCAGGTTGCATTATCACCCTTCTGCAGGCAATACTGGTTTGTCTTC
The Canis lupus dingo isolate Sandy chromosome 10, ASM325472v2, whole genome shotgun sequence genome window above contains:
- the CCDC85A gene encoding coiled-coil domain-containing protein 85A isoform X7, translating into MSKAAGGAAAAAESCPPAPGGPSTAAAAAEDLSKVSDEELLQWSKEELIRSLRRAEAEKVSAMLDHSNLIREVNRRLQLHLGEIRGLKDINQKLQEDNQELRDLCCFLDDDRQKGKRVSREWQRLGRYTAGVMHKEVALYLQKLKELEVKQEEVVKENMELKELCVLLDEEKGAGCAGSRCSIDSQASLCQLTASTAPYVRDVGDGSSTSSTGSTDSPDHHKHHASGGSPEHLQKPRAEGSPEHPKHRSTSPEHLPKPRASGTPDHPKALKGPSPEHHKPLCKGSPEQQRHPHPGSSPETLPKHVLSGSPEHFQKHRPGGSPEHARHSGGSPEHLQKHALGGSLEHLPRARGTSPEHLKQHYGGSPDHKLVGGGGGGSGSGGGSREGTLRRQAQEDASPHHRSVYSGMNESTLSYVRQLEARVRQLEEENRMLPQVVWRKLGDAAGSCPGIRQHLSGNQYKGPM
- the CCDC85A gene encoding coiled-coil domain-containing protein 85A isoform X1, coding for MSKAAGGAAAAAESCPPAPGGPSTAAAAAEDLSKVSDEELLQWSKEELIRSLRRAEAEKVSAMLDHSNLIREVNRRLQLHLGEIRGLKDINQKLQEDNQELRDLCCFLDDDRQKGKRVSREWQRLGRYTAGVMHKEVALYLQKLKELEVKQEEVVKENMELKELCVLLDEEKGAGCAGSRCSIDSQASLCQLTASTAPYVRDVGDGSSTSSTGSTDSPDHHKHHASGGSPEHLQKPRAEGSPEHPKHRSTSPEHLPKPRASGTPDHPKALKGPSPEHHKPLCKGSPEQQRHPHPGSSPETLPKHVLSGSPEHFQKHRPGGSPEHARHSGGSPEHLQKHALGGSLEHLPRARGTSPEHLKQHYGGSPDHKLVGGGGGGSGSGGGSREGTLRRQAQEDASPHHRSVYSGMNESTLSYVRQLEARVRQLEEENRMLPQATQNRRQPPTRNSSNMEKGWGPRARRVLQWWQGCRGIGRCLPTLPGSFRLSSGADGSNSPPNSPASFSGHTTPSQQPEPVVHSLKVLDVQETIDRQQGKEYENDLSETEKAIVREMCNVVWRKLGDAAGSCPGIRQHLSGNQYKGPM
- the CCDC85A gene encoding coiled-coil domain-containing protein 85A isoform X3, which produces MSKAAGGAAAAAESCPPAPGGPSTAAAAAEDLSKVSDEELLQWSKEELIRSLRRAEAEKVSAMLDHSNLIREVNRRLQLHLGEIRGLKDINQKLQEDNQELRDLCCFLDDDRQKGKRVSREWQRLGRYTAGVMHKEVALYLQKLKELEVKQEEVVKENMELKELCVLLDEEKGAGCAGSRCSIDSQASLCQLTASTAPYVRDVGDGSSTSSTGSTDSPDHHKHHASGGSPEHLQKPRAEGSPEHPKHRSTSPEHLPKPRASGTPDHPKALKGPSPEHHKPLCKGSPEQQRHPHPGSSPETLPKHVLSGSPEHFQKHRPGGSPEHARHSGGSPEHLQKHALGGSLEHLPRARGTSPEHLKQHYGGSPDHKLVGGGGGGSGSGGGSREGTLRRQAQEDASPHHRSVYSGMNESTLSYVRQLEARVRQLEEENRMLPQGSFRLSSGADGSNSPPNSPASFSGHTTPSQQPEPVVHSLKVLDVQETIDRQQGKEYENDLSETEKAIVREMCNVVWRKLGDAAGSCPGIRQHLSGNQYKGPM
- the CCDC85A gene encoding coiled-coil domain-containing protein 85A isoform X8; protein product: MSKAAGGAAAAAESCPPAPGGPSTAAAAAEDLSKVSDEELLQWSKEELIRSLRRAEAEKVSAMLDHSNLIREVNRRLQLHLGEIRGLKDINQKLQEDNQELRDLCCFLDDDRQKGKRVSREWQRLGRYTAGVMHKEVALYLQKLKELEVKQEEVVKENMELKELCVLLDEEKGAGCAGSRCSIDSQASLCQLTASTAPYVRDVGDGSSTSSTGSTDSPDHHKHHASGGSPEHLQKPRAEGSPEHPKHRSTSPEHLPKPRASGTPDHPKALKGPSPEHHKPLCKGSPEQQRHPHPGSSPETLPKHVLSGSPEHFQKHRPGGSPEHARHSGGSPEHLQKHALGGSLEHLPRARGTSPEHLKQHYGGSPDHKLVGGGGGGSGSGGGSREGTLRRQAQEDASPHHRSVYSGMNGSATWQPQGVQPSHMATQ
- the CCDC85A gene encoding coiled-coil domain-containing protein 85A isoform X9 — protein: MSKAAGGAAAAAESCPPAPGGPSTAAAAAEDLSKVSDEELLQWSKEELIRSLRRAEAEKVSAMLDHSNLIREVNRRLQLHLGEIRGLKDINQKLQEDNQELRDLCCFLDDDRQKGKRVSREWQRLGRYTAGVMHKEVALYLQKLKELEVKQEEVVKENMELKELCVLLDEEKGAGCAGSRCSIDSQASLCQLTASTAPYVRDVGDGSSTSSTGSTDSPDHHKHHASGGSPEHLQKPRAEGSPEHPKHRSTSPEHLPKPRASGTPDHPKALKGPSPEHHKPLCKGSPEQQRHPHPGSSPETLPKHVLSGSPEHFQKHRPGGSPEHARHSGGSPEHLQKHALGGSLEHLPRARGTSPEHLKQHYGGSPDHKLVGGGGGGSGSGGGSREGTLRRQAQEDASPHHRSVYSGMNGCVEETWRCCRFLSWN
- the CCDC85A gene encoding coiled-coil domain-containing protein 85A isoform X2; translated protein: MSKAAGGAAAAAESCPPAPGGPSTAAAAAEDLSKVSDEELLQWSKEELIRSLRRAEAEKVSAMLDHSNLIREVNRRLQLHLGEIRGLKDINQKLQEDNQELRDLCCFLDDDRQKGKRVSREWQRLGRYTAGVMHKEVALYLQKLKELEVKQEEVVKENMELKELCVLLDEEKGAGCAGSRCSIDSQASLCQLTASTAPYVRDVGDGSSTSSTGSTDSPDHHKHHASGGSPEHLQKPRAEGSPEHPKHRSTSPEHLPKPRASGTPDHPKALKGPSPEHHKPLCKGSPEQQRHPHPGSSPETLPKHVLSGSPEHFQKHRPGGSPEHARHSGGSPEHLQKHALGGSLEHLPRARGTSPEHLKQHYGGSPDHKLVGGGGGGSGSGGGSREGTLRRQAQEDASPHHRSVYSGMNESTLSYVRQLEARVRQLEEENRMLPQATQNRRQPPTRNSSNMEKGWGPRARRVLQWWQGCRGIGRCLPTLPGSFRLSSGADGSNSPPNSPASFSGHTTPSQQPEPVVHSLKVVWRKLGDAAGSCPGIRQHLSGNQYKGPM
- the CCDC85A gene encoding coiled-coil domain-containing protein 85A isoform X5, which gives rise to MSKAAGGAAAAAESCPPAPGGPSTAAAAAEDLSKVSDEELLQWSKEELIRSLRRAEAEKVSAMLDHSNLIREVNRRLQLHLGEIRGLKDINQKLQEDNQELRDLCCFLDDDRQKGKRVSREWQRLGRYTAGVMHKEVALYLQKLKELEVKQEEVVKENMELKELCVLLDEEKGAGCAGSRCSIDSQASLCQLTASTAPYVRDVGDGSSTSSTGSTDSPDHHKHHASGGSPEHLQKPRAEGSPEHPKHRSTSPEHLPKPRASGTPDHPKALKGPSPEHHKPLCKGSPEQQRHPHPGSSPETLPKHVLSGSPEHFQKHRPGGSPEHARHSGGSPEHLQKHALGGSLEHLPRARGTSPEHLKQHYGGSPDHKLVGGGGGGSGSGGGSREGTLRRQAQEDASPHHRSVYSGMNESTLSYVRQLEARVRQLEEENRMLPQGSFRLSSGADGSNSPPNSPASFSGHTTPSQQPEPVVHSLKVVWRKLGDAAGSCPGIRQHLSGNQYKGPM
- the CCDC85A gene encoding coiled-coil domain-containing protein 85A isoform X6, encoding MSKAAGGAAAAAESCPPAPGGPSTAAAAAEDLSKVSDEELLQWSKEELIRSLRRAEAEKVSAMLDHSNLIREVNRRLQLHLGEIRGLKDINQKLQEDNQELRDLCCFLDDDRQKGKRVSREWQRLGRYTAGVMHKEVALYLQKLKELEVKQEEVVKENMELKELCVLLDEEKGAGCAGSRCSIDSQASLCQLTASTAPYVRDVGDGSSTSSTGSTDSPDHHKHHASGGSPEHLQKPRAEGSPEHPKHRSTSPEHLPKPRASGTPDHPKALKGPSPEHHKPLCKGSPEQQRHPHPGSSPETLPKHVLSGSPEHFQKHRPGGSPEHARHSGGSPEHLQKHALGGSLEHLPRARGTSPEHLKQHYGGSPDHKLVGGGGGGSGSGGGSREGTLRRQAQEDASPHHRSVYSGMNGGLCGGNLEMLQVPVLELGNICPETSTKDQCERHSFKQKTTTARDRKEEKMSFHKPGLIE
- the CCDC85A gene encoding coiled-coil domain-containing protein 85A isoform X4, with product MSKAAGGAAAAAESCPPAPGGPSTAAAAAEDLSKVSDEELLQWSKEELIRSLRRAEAEKVSAMLDHSNLIREVNRRLQLHLGEIRGLKDINQKLQEDNQELRDLCCFLDDDRQKGKRVSREWQRLGRYTAGVMHKEVALYLQKLKELEVKQEEVVKENMELKELCVLLDEEKGAGCAGSRCSIDSQASLCQLTASTAPYVRDVGDGSSTSSTGSTDSPDHHKHHASGGSPEHLQKPRAEGSPEHPKHRSTSPEHLPKPRASGTPDHPKALKGPSPEHHKPLCKGSPEQQRHPHPGSSPETLPKHVLSGSPEHFQKHRPGGSPEHARHSGGSPEHLQKHALGGSLEHLPRARGTSPEHLKQHYGGSPDHKLVGGGGGGSGSGGGSREGTLRRQAQEDASPHHRSVYSGMNGGVLLGCHQGLMGVTVHPTLQLASVDIPHLLSSLNPWYILLRLCGGNLEMLQVPVLELGNICPETSTKDQCERHSFKQKTTTARDRKEEKMSFHKPGLIE